In Anguilla rostrata isolate EN2019 chromosome 1, ASM1855537v3, whole genome shotgun sequence, a genomic segment contains:
- the LOC135238505 gene encoding zinc finger protein 316-like isoform X2 encodes MERELKTAREYGKKGQEFKDAFATRYCLPAEEEDFRQCVIVEQSGELLSESVIKKERLEEQENCLGSDWRGDILEAERSVGSDWDSGLNGGVAAEVRPGPGAAPEPFVWAEPELMQGDGEDAYADFRYAGEGGVPGQAEGEAPGAEPFKEELSMQPVWAEEAGPGIGSSHRGRYREETDGRVAQTEAVGSASRGGRIPGPLRACSVRVECLSLQDSGGKRQNAAADEAAVADGSLDAPAPFLCPCCGKAFSWSVSLKRHLQTHEQRRPFRCALCPKSFPDQLHLTAHQRNHKRVRQFSCATCGKGFFRKHHLSSHQRTHTGERPYCCRYCGKDYKQLSNLISHQRSHTGERPYGCTQCGKSFHRLDNLKAHQRVHTRVRKFVCSFADCQESFDQKYLFESHQLSHVV; translated from the exons atggagagagagctgaaGACTGCGCGTGAGTACGGAAAGAAAGGACAGGAGTTTAAGGATGCATTTGCGACGAGGTACTGTTTAcccgcggaggaggaggacttcCGACAGTGTGTTATTGTAGAACAG agtggTGAACTCCTCTCTGAATCGGTCATTAAGAAGGAAAGgttggaggagcaggagaactGCCTGGGGAGTGATTGGAGGGGGGATATTTTAG aagcagagaggagtgtTGGTTCTGACTGGGACTCGGGCCTGAATGGGGGCGTGGCTGCTGAGGTGCGGCCTGGCCCGGGGGCGGCCCCAGAGCCGTttgtgtgggcggagcctgagcTGATGCAGGGGGACGGCGAGGACGCCTACGCGGATTTCCGCTACGCTGGCGAGGGGGGCGTGCCCGGTCAGGCTGAGGGGGAGgcgccgggggcggagcccttTAAAGAGGAACTCAGCATGCAGCCCGTGTGggcagaggaggcggggccggggatAGGCTCCTCCCACCGGGGGCGGTACAGGGAGGAGACGGACGGCAGGGTGGCGCAGACGGAGGCGGTGGGCAGTGCCAGTCGCGGCGGGCGCATCCCGGGGCCCCTGAGGGCCTGCTCGGTGCGGGTGGAGTGCCTGAGTCTGCAGGACTCCGGGGGAAAGCGGCAGAACGCCGCGGCGGACGAGGCCGCGGTGGCGGACGGCTCGCTCGACGCGCCGGCCCCGTTCCTCTGCCCCTGCTGCGGGAAGGCGTTCTCCTGGAGCGTGTCGCTGAAGAGACACCTGCAGACCCACGAGCAGCGCCGGCCCTTCCGCTGCGCCCTGTGCCCCAAGAGCTTCCCCGACCAGCTGCACCTCACCGCCCACCAGCGGAACCACAAGAGGGTCCGCCAGTTCAGCTGCGCCACCTGCGGCAAGGGCTTCTTCCGCAAGCACCACCTGAGCTCGCACCAGAGGACGCACACCGGGGAGCGGCCGTACTGCTGCAGGTACTGCGGCAAGGACTACAAGCAGCTGAGCAACCTGATCAGCCACCAGAGGAGCCACACCGGGGAGCGGCCCTACGGCTGCACCCAGTGCGGGAAGAGCTTCCACCGGCTCGACAACCTGAAGGCCCACCAGAGGgtgcacacgcgcgtgcgcaAGTTCGTCTGCTCGTTCGCGGACTGCCAGGAAAGCTTTGATCAGAAGTACCTGTTTGAAAGCCACCAGCTGTCGCATGTTGTGTGA
- the LOC135238505 gene encoding zinc finger protein 696-like isoform X1 — MAYYGINVQKQLHSILDALTKDAVAEIGKLIEDGSAVLRLEIFHSQKENETLKMKLQEMERELKTAREYGKKGQEFKDAFATRYCLPAEEEDFRQCVIVEQSGELLSESVIKKERLEEQENCLGSDWRGDILEAERSVGSDWDSGLNGGVAAEVRPGPGAAPEPFVWAEPELMQGDGEDAYADFRYAGEGGVPGQAEGEAPGAEPFKEELSMQPVWAEEAGPGIGSSHRGRYREETDGRVAQTEAVGSASRGGRIPGPLRACSVRVECLSLQDSGGKRQNAAADEAAVADGSLDAPAPFLCPCCGKAFSWSVSLKRHLQTHEQRRPFRCALCPKSFPDQLHLTAHQRNHKRVRQFSCATCGKGFFRKHHLSSHQRTHTGERPYCCRYCGKDYKQLSNLISHQRSHTGERPYGCTQCGKSFHRLDNLKAHQRVHTRVRKFVCSFADCQESFDQKYLFESHQLSHVV; from the exons ATGGCTTATTATGGTATTAATGTTCAGAAACAGTTACATTCTATTTTGGATGCGTTGACAAAAGATGCTGTGGCAGAGATCGGCAAACTTATTGAAGATGGTTCCGCTGTTCTGcgtttggaaatatttcatagtcagaaagagaacgaaacgctgaaaatgaaattacaggagatggagagagagctgaaGACTGCGCGTGAGTACGGAAAGAAAGGACAGGAGTTTAAGGATGCATTTGCGACGAGGTACTGTTTAcccgcggaggaggaggacttcCGACAGTGTGTTATTGTAGAACAG agtggTGAACTCCTCTCTGAATCGGTCATTAAGAAGGAAAGgttggaggagcaggagaactGCCTGGGGAGTGATTGGAGGGGGGATATTTTAG aagcagagaggagtgtTGGTTCTGACTGGGACTCGGGCCTGAATGGGGGCGTGGCTGCTGAGGTGCGGCCTGGCCCGGGGGCGGCCCCAGAGCCGTttgtgtgggcggagcctgagcTGATGCAGGGGGACGGCGAGGACGCCTACGCGGATTTCCGCTACGCTGGCGAGGGGGGCGTGCCCGGTCAGGCTGAGGGGGAGgcgccgggggcggagcccttTAAAGAGGAACTCAGCATGCAGCCCGTGTGggcagaggaggcggggccggggatAGGCTCCTCCCACCGGGGGCGGTACAGGGAGGAGACGGACGGCAGGGTGGCGCAGACGGAGGCGGTGGGCAGTGCCAGTCGCGGCGGGCGCATCCCGGGGCCCCTGAGGGCCTGCTCGGTGCGGGTGGAGTGCCTGAGTCTGCAGGACTCCGGGGGAAAGCGGCAGAACGCCGCGGCGGACGAGGCCGCGGTGGCGGACGGCTCGCTCGACGCGCCGGCCCCGTTCCTCTGCCCCTGCTGCGGGAAGGCGTTCTCCTGGAGCGTGTCGCTGAAGAGACACCTGCAGACCCACGAGCAGCGCCGGCCCTTCCGCTGCGCCCTGTGCCCCAAGAGCTTCCCCGACCAGCTGCACCTCACCGCCCACCAGCGGAACCACAAGAGGGTCCGCCAGTTCAGCTGCGCCACCTGCGGCAAGGGCTTCTTCCGCAAGCACCACCTGAGCTCGCACCAGAGGACGCACACCGGGGAGCGGCCGTACTGCTGCAGGTACTGCGGCAAGGACTACAAGCAGCTGAGCAACCTGATCAGCCACCAGAGGAGCCACACCGGGGAGCGGCCCTACGGCTGCACCCAGTGCGGGAAGAGCTTCCACCGGCTCGACAACCTGAAGGCCCACCAGAGGgtgcacacgcgcgtgcgcaAGTTCGTCTGCTCGTTCGCGGACTGCCAGGAAAGCTTTGATCAGAAGTACCTGTTTGAAAGCCACCAGCTGTCGCATGTTGTGTGA